The Pseudomonas sp. IAC-BECa141 genome contains the following window.
AAATTCGCCTCGGCCCTGGTGAAGAACGACGCGATCCTGAAGCAAGCGCTGACGCAGATCCCGCTCAAGCGCGTAGCTGACCCAAGCGAAATGGCCGGCGCCGTGCTTTACCTGGCGAGCGATGCGTCGAGCTACACCACCGGCGTGTCGCTGAATGTGGACGGTGGTTTCCTGTCCTGATCCGCCGCTGACGCAAGCGAAAAGGCAGCCCAAGGGCTGCCTTTTTCATGCTTCCAGAACCTTCGGCAACTGCCAGCCGAAATGCACCGACAACAACCGCAGCAACAAACACGCCGCGCCTGCCAGCAATGCGGCCGCCACAGGCGAAACGCCCAGCCTGCGCCCGACGATCAACACCGCCGCACCGACAAACGCCGAACTGGCATACAAATCCGCCTGCAACACCAGCGGCACCCGCGCCAGCACGATGTCACGCAGCACCCCGCCACCGACACCAGTAATCGTGCCCATCAACATGACCACAAACGGCGAAATCCCGAAATTCAACGCCTTCTGTGCCCCGGCCACTGCAAACAGCGCCAACCCCGCCGCATCCAGCACGATCAAGGTCGAACCGGACCAGCCCAGCACCCGCTCATGAAAAACAAACGCCACCCCGCCCATGGCAAACGCCAGCGCGGGATAACGCCAGTCAGCCACAGCCTTGGGCGGCGTAGCGCCGATCAGCAGGTCACGGGTCACCCCGCCGCCCAGTGCAACGATGAACGCAATCACCATCACCCCGAGCAGATCGAGTCGAGCGTGCATCGCCGCAATGGCGCCTTCAACGGCAAACACGGCGGTGCCGACCAGATCGGCCACCAGCACAATCCGCTCGACCCGCGCCTTCGATGGCGCCAGGGCTATTGAGTGACGCAACGGGTCTTGGTGATGTGTCGGGTCACTTGCCCGTCGGCATACGCATCACCGGCGACCTCGGTATTTTCCATGACCTGACAAGTGCGCTCCGGTGGTGGAGGCGGCGCTGCCGGCGGAGGGGGTGGAGGACTGGCGCAGCCGCTCAGCAGCACCAGACCGAAAGCCGACAACAGCGAAAAACACACGCGTTTCCCAGGATTTTTCATAGGATGACCCGCGATGAATGGAAGACAAACTCCCGTCGCCGAGCGTGCAAATACCCGGTTATGGAAACCGAACCACTCATTCCTTATAGACCAGTGGGGGGTGAGTGCCAGTGAAATGGGGATAACAGGTGATATTTACTGTCGATTTTCGGGATGAGTAGCTATCAATTCAATGAGTCGACCGATCGGCCGCCCCCGCTGACAAACCGGTACCCACAGGTGACCGTCAGATTGGGACGCAGAGCCAAAGCGAGGTGCCGAACGTCAGGGCACAGACCTTTTGGTTCCTGTTGGCTGGGCCGGCATTAACGGATATTCACCCAAAAAACCATGAACCTGGTCGGCCCGGAGGCCGCCACGCTCACCCCGGAGAGCGCAAGGAATTACTCTCAAGTTCATACCGCAATTCATCAATCAAGGCCTCCACCGCTTCCGGCGTGCGCAAGGCATCGAGGCTCAATCCGCTGATGACCAGATCAACCTCCCCGGAAACCCGGTGATACAGCTTCACCGTCAGTGAATGATCCCCATCCACCACGCACTCGCAGGCCAACGGCGAAAAACTGCGCTCAAGCTGAGCCCGCAACTGTGCCAGATACATCACCGCGCGTGCTCCGGAAGACGGCGCGCTACGCCCGGTTCAATGACAAGCAATACATTCATGGGGCTGATCCTTGAGTTACGACGAAAGGGACACGATCACGAAAACGCATCGCATGTCGCCAGACTAAGAACAGCCCGCCTCACCAGACACCCTAATTTGCACCTCATTGACTAGTGCATTTGCACCTTATCGTTGCCCCTTGCCGCCGCCCGAGAACAGTCCGCGCTCGCGAGCCCAGACAATCGCCTCACTGCGACTGTGCACGTCGAGTTTGGAATACACCGTCGCC
Protein-coding sequences here:
- a CDS encoding trimeric intracellular cation channel family protein, which produces MRHSIALAPSKARVERIVLVADLVGTAVFAVEGAIAAMHARLDLLGVMVIAFIVALGGGVTRDLLIGATPPKAVADWRYPALAFAMGGVAFVFHERVLGWSGSTLIVLDAAGLALFAVAGAQKALNFGISPFVVMLMGTITGVGGGVLRDIVLARVPLVLQADLYASSAFVGAAVLIVGRRLGVSPVAAALLAGAACLLLRLLSVHFGWQLPKVLEA
- a CDS encoding DUF1652 domain-containing protein, which encodes MMYLAQLRAQLERSFSPLACECVVDGDHSLTVKLYHRVSGEVDLVISGLSLDALRTPEAVEALIDELRYELESNSLRSPG